From Coffea arabica cultivar ET-39 chromosome 9c, Coffea Arabica ET-39 HiFi, whole genome shotgun sequence, one genomic window encodes:
- the LOC113708205 gene encoding NAC domain-containing protein 66-like encodes MADNIPIGFHFRPSEEELIFLLWLKVANQLDETDHVKENILYGESAEPWDVLGDDDVCWQFYDDSGKGASTKRMVCVFTKLKKLSSKKTARTTSLGMWDEETKSYLVEDMITGEKIGSRRMLSYVLNSGSKRVKVGWIMHEYLVDGASLNGLNNSHNTDYVPCRTIKDDSKYTKVKESRKKGKIAKEKEVGNRVRCEVVLGKKVHK; translated from the coding sequence ATGGCTGATAACATTCCTATAGGGTTTCATTTTAGACCTAGTGAGGAAGAACTGATCTTCCTACTTTGGCTGAAGGTTGCAAACCAGCTTGATGAAACGGACCatgtcaaggaaaacatactttaCGGTGAAAGTGCAGAACCCTGGGATGTTTTGGGGGATGATGATGTTTGTTGGCAATTCTATGATGACAGTGGAAAAGGGGCTAGTACAAAAAGAATGGTCTGTGTCTTTACCAAGTTGAAGAAATTGAGTTCCAAGAAAACTGCAAGAACGACTAGTTTGGGGATGTGGGACGAAGAAACAAAGTCATACCTAGTTGAGGATATGATTACTGGCGAGAAAATTGGTTCGAGGAGGATGCTAAGTTATGTTTTGAATTCAGGTTCAAAACGGGTGAAAGTTGGCTGGATAATGCATGAGTATTTGGTCGATGGTGCGTCATTGAATGGGTTAAACAACAGTCATAATACTGATTATGTTCCTTGCAGAACAATAAAGGATGATTCTAAGTATACCAAAGTCAAAGAATctagaaagaaaggaaagattgCGAAAGAAAAAGAGGTTGGAAATCGTGTACGCTGTGAAGTTGTCTTGGGCAAGAAAGTTCACAAGTGA
- the LOC113708081 gene encoding tetrahydroberberine oxidase-like produces the protein MVTSGSSLFSHLSFLILALAILQADASRIHDDYLKCLQSQNSNSVSTIAYTPRNTSYSSILQSTEQNLRPASTSLFKPTLILTPLHSSQIQAAIRCARKHEIQIRVRSGGHDYEGLSYASTSPFVIVDLRNISSISVDRENRTAWVEAGATLGQLYYKIGETSRELAFVAGACPTVGVGGHFSGGGYSMLSRKFGLSVDHIIDAKIIDVNGQILDRRSMGEDLFWAIRGGGGASFGIIIAWKVSLVSVPQKVTVFNLTKTSDQNATQLVHQWQHIADKIDENLLIRLFITSSNSPQTGKKSIVVSFTSLFLGGVDQLLSLMQKSFPELGLAKEDCIEMSWVESTVYFANIPGAASVEVLLDRNSSKSYFKGKSDYVKKPISVKGLEGLWKRLFAEEEEDMEAHFQLQFSPYGGMMSEISESATPFPHRRGNIFMIHYVAGWDEKGNAESKRHVNWTRRIYSYMAAYVSKFPRAAYLNYRDLDLGVNKIKGNTSYKQASIWGTKYFNQNFDRLVHVKTKVDPSNFFRNEQSIPPLS, from the coding sequence ATGGTGACTTCCGGCAGTTCATTGTTTTCTCATCTCTCATTTCTCATACTTGCATTAGCCATCCTACAGGCTGACGCATCAAGAATTCATGATGATTATCTTAAATGCCTACAATCTCAAAACTCAAACTCCGTATCTACCATTGCTTATACCCCAAGAAACACATCATATTCATCCATATTGCAATCCACGGAGCAAAACTTACGTCCCGCATCAACCTCTCTATTCAAGCCAACTCTCATCCTTACACCACTTCATTCATCCCAGATCCAGGCGGCAATACGCTGTGCCAGGAAACATGAAATTCAAATCAGAGTCCGGAGTGGTGGACATGATTATGAGGGTCTTTCCTATGCTTCAACGAGCCCTTTTGTCATTGTTGATCTTAGAAACATCAGCTCGATATCAGTTGACAGGGAAAATCGTACGGCATGGGTTGAAGCAGGGGCAACTCTTGGCCAACTTTACTACAAAATCGGAGAGACAAGTAGGGAACTCGCATTCGTTGCTGGTGCTTGTCCCACAGTAGGCGTTGGAGGACACTTCAGCGGAGGAGGCTATAGCATGTTGTCACGTAAATTTGGGTTGTCAGTTGATCATATTATTGATGCCAAAATTATTGACGTGAACGGTCAAATTTTGGATAGAAGGTCTATGGGTGAGGATCTATTTTGGGCAATCAGAGGAGGTGGTGGAGCAAGTTTTGGGATCATCATTGCATGGAAAGTAAGTCTTGTTTCTGTTCCTCAAAAGGTAACAGTTTTTAATCTAACCAAGACGTCGGATCAAAATGCAACTCAGCTAGTACATCAGTGGCAGCACATTGCAGACAAGATTGATGAAAATTTACTAATTAGGCTCTTCATAACGAGTTCCAATTCTCCCCAAACCGGAAAGAAATCCATAGTAGTTTCATTTACTTCTTTGTTCCTCGGTGGAGTTGATCAGCTCCTTTCCTTGATGCAAAAAAGCTTCCCAGAACTGGGATTAGCAAAAGAAGATTGCATTGAAATGAGCTGGGTCGAGTCCACAGTCTACTTTGCCAACATTCCTGGAGCTGCTTCGGTTGAGGTCCTTCTGGATAGGAATTCGTCCAAGTCATATTTCAAAGGAAAGTCAGACTATGTAAAGAAACCAATTTCAGTAAAAGGTCTTGAAGGATTATGGAAAAGGCTCtttgcagaagaagaagaagacatgGAGGCACATTTCCAGCTACAGTTTAGTCCTTATGGAGGAATGATGAGTGAAATCTCAGAATCTGCCACACCCTTCCCTCATAGGAGAGGGAACATTTTCATGATACATTATGTAGCGGGATGGGACGAAAAAGGCAATGCAGAATCCAAGAGACATGTGAATTGGACAAGAAGAATTTATAGCTATATGGCTGCCTACGTATCAAAGTTTCCAAGAGCTGCATATTTGAATTATAGGGATCTTGACTTGGGAGTAAATAAAATCAAAGGCAATACAAGCTATAAACAAGCTAGCATTTGGGGGACTaaatatttcaaccaaaattttgACAGATTGGTGCATGTGAAGACTAAAGTGGATCCAAGTAATTTCTTCAGAAATGAGCAAAGCATTCCTCCGTTGTCATAA